A portion of the Hominilimicola fabiformis genome contains these proteins:
- the trpS gene encoding tryptophan--tRNA ligase → MEDKKIIFSGVQPSGNLTLGNYLGAIKNWVDIQKDYNCIYSMMDLHTITVRQTPADIRRRTLEVLALYIACGINPEETILFIQSHNPAHAELGWVLNCYTYMGELQRMTQFKDKSARHAENINAGLFTYPVLMAADILLYQTDYVPVGKDQMQHIEICRDIAQRFNSLYGDVFKIPEGMLSKSGAKIMSLQEPEKKMSKSDPNPKGYISMMDDMNVIAKKIKSAVTDSEGVIEYRENDPTKAGINNLLSIMSAVTGRNIESIVKDYSGKGYGDFKNDVAEAVVECIRPIRNEYDKLIADKQYLMDICQRGADSAKRISQRTLKKVYKKVGFVL, encoded by the coding sequence ATGGAAGATAAGAAAATCATATTTTCAGGCGTGCAACCGTCGGGAAATCTTACACTCGGAAACTATTTGGGAGCAATAAAAAATTGGGTTGACATACAGAAAGATTATAACTGTATATACTCAATGATGGACTTGCATACAATTACAGTCCGTCAAACTCCTGCTGATATAAGAAGAAGAACTCTTGAAGTGCTTGCTTTGTACATCGCTTGCGGAATTAATCCGGAAGAAACAATTTTGTTTATTCAGTCGCATAACCCAGCACACGCAGAGCTTGGCTGGGTACTTAACTGTTACACATATATGGGTGAATTGCAGAGAATGACGCAGTTTAAGGATAAGTCTGCACGTCATGCCGAAAACATCAATGCGGGATTGTTTACATATCCTGTACTTATGGCGGCAGATATTTTGCTTTACCAAACAGACTATGTGCCTGTAGGTAAGGATCAAATGCAGCATATTGAAATTTGCCGTGACATTGCACAGAGATTTAACTCGCTTTACGGTGATGTATTCAAAATTCCTGAAGGCATGCTTTCAAAGTCGGGTGCAAAGATAATGAGCTTGCAAGAGCCTGAAAAGAAGATGTCAAAGTCAGATCCTAACCCTAAGGGATATATTTCAATGATGGACGATATGAATGTTATCGCCAAGAAGATAAAGAGTGCGGTAACGGACAGTGAGGGTGTTATTGAATATCGTGAAAACGATCCGACAAAAGCCGGAATTAACAACCTTTTGAGCATTATGTCAGCCGTAACAGGCAGGAATATTGAGTCAATCGTAAAGGATTACAGCGGTAAGGGTTACGGTGACTTTAAGAATGACGTTGCGGAGGCGGTTGTTGAATGTATCCGCCCGATCAGAAATGAATATGATAAACTTATTGCCGATAAGCAGTACCTTATGGATATATGTCAAAGAGGTGCTGACAGTGCAAAGAGAATTTCACAGAGAACATTGAAAAAGGTGTATAAGAAAGTCGGCTTTGTGCTG
- the mfd gene encoding transcription-repair coupling factor has protein sequence MGRKAVNMNFSDILNDYAPYKGIVENLNNTPVSVAGIVESAQGQLIYSLKNENKSSALVVCYSDMEARKLYSDMELYSDNVLYFPTKEYIFYNIETSGHQNEHARISVIQKLVSGGDYIVVTSLDAILQYTCDKEEFESLCIDFELGKTFNLEKLTEDLVVMGYSREDSVEGAGQFAIRGGILDIFPVGNENPYRIEFFDDETDSIREFDTYTQRSLDKIDFARVTTANEAVITDEKRDRIIAELEKRIRSAKRKKSDESYFIETTESDIESFKEVRYFPSIDKYVSLVYDKIPSITDYFSDNDLVFIIDPKRISERGKTFEWEKNEVVAELKEKGIIGAAKDSFYCSYHDKVHEMSAKKLISLDVLSHSSTDFKYKHLETFTTKTTVSFHGKIEYLYEDLRNWQSKNYTVAILCTSRGRGENLAGVLVDKGIRARFIGDDANKANFNKGETVIIKGELNKGFEYPEINFVLVSDREIFETKKSRSRRKVENANRIKNYTDISVGDYVVHQTHGIGQYMGTKKMVVGGITKDYLKIQYQGTDSLYIPIDQLNLLYKYVGNTDKKLKLNKLGSNEWNKTKQRVKQSTEELAKKLVALYAEREKAKGFAYSEDTPWQRDFEDTFPYQETDDQLRSIEEVKGDMESQKPMDRLLCGDVGFGKTEIALRAAFKAVGDSKQVAYLCPTTILAMQHYETFLKRMESFPIKVEMLSRFRTASEQKRILKKLKTGEIDIIIGTHRILSKDLEFKDLGLLIIDEEQRFGVAHKERLKELKQNIDVLTMTATPIPRTLHMAMTGVRDMSVLSEPPENRYPVQTYVLEDNPAVIADAVRNELSRGGQVFYLYNRVQGIYRKAEWIRSMFPDITVAVGHGKMKEDELEDIMYDMVNGKTDVLVCTTIIETGLDIPNANTIIIENADKMGLSQLYQLRGRVGRSNRAAYAYLTYHRDKILSDIASKRLRAVKEFTEFGSGFKIAMRDLEIRGAGNILGPEQHGHMDAVGYDMYCKLLKESVDEAQGIKIDDVQDAAIDINIDAYLPESYIRNHNQRIDIYKKIAAIETEDDKFEIEDELIDRFGDIPRAVQNIIEVASLKTYAKECGIYEIAQSGDNLLMKFGENYVDANLIMGLDKMFPKRIKLLSGDKPVISYAIKGEYKKILNIVNNLLSTIKELQSAEKDSIIKS, from the coding sequence GTGGGCAGAAAGGCTGTAAATATGAATTTTTCTGATATTTTAAACGATTATGCACCGTATAAAGGCATAGTAGAAAATCTTAATAATACGCCTGTTTCTGTTGCGGGAATAGTTGAATCGGCTCAGGGACAGCTTATTTATTCGCTGAAAAATGAAAATAAATCCTCTGCGCTTGTTGTGTGTTACAGTGATATGGAGGCGAGAAAACTTTATTCGGATATGGAATTGTATTCGGATAATGTCTTGTATTTTCCGACAAAGGAATATATTTTCTATAATATCGAAACCTCCGGTCATCAGAACGAGCACGCAAGAATTTCCGTTATACAGAAACTTGTAAGCGGCGGCGATTATATAGTTGTGACAAGCCTTGACGCAATTCTGCAGTATACTTGCGATAAAGAAGAATTTGAGAGCCTTTGTATAGATTTTGAGCTTGGAAAAACGTTTAATCTTGAAAAACTGACGGAGGACCTTGTTGTAATGGGTTACTCAAGAGAGGACAGCGTTGAGGGTGCGGGACAGTTCGCAATCCGCGGCGGAATACTTGATATATTTCCTGTCGGCAACGAAAATCCGTACAGAATCGAATTTTTTGATGATGAAACCGACTCTATAAGAGAGTTTGACACATATACTCAGCGTTCGCTTGATAAGATTGACTTCGCACGTGTGACAACGGCGAATGAGGCGGTTATCACTGACGAAAAACGTGACAGAATTATAGCAGAGCTTGAAAAACGCATAAGAAGTGCAAAACGTAAAAAGAGTGACGAAAGCTATTTTATCGAAACAACCGAATCGGATATAGAAAGCTTTAAGGAAGTAAGATATTTCCCGTCAATAGACAAATATGTATCGCTTGTATATGACAAAATACCGTCAATTACCGATTATTTTTCGGATAATGACCTTGTGTTTATAATTGACCCGAAACGTATAAGCGAGCGTGGCAAGACGTTTGAATGGGAGAAAAACGAAGTAGTAGCCGAACTTAAAGAAAAGGGAATAATCGGTGCTGCAAAGGATAGTTTTTATTGCTCATATCACGATAAAGTGCATGAAATGTCGGCGAAAAAACTTATATCGCTTGATGTTCTTTCTCATTCGTCAACCGACTTTAAATACAAGCACCTTGAAACATTCACAACTAAAACAACTGTTTCGTTCCACGGTAAAATCGAGTATTTGTATGAAGATTTGAGGAATTGGCAAAGTAAAAATTATACTGTCGCAATTCTTTGTACGTCAAGAGGTCGCGGCGAAAACCTTGCAGGTGTGCTTGTTGACAAGGGGATAAGAGCGAGATTTATCGGTGATGACGCAAATAAAGCAAATTTCAATAAAGGCGAAACCGTTATAATAAAGGGTGAACTTAATAAGGGGTTTGAGTATCCCGAAATTAATTTTGTGCTTGTTTCCGACAGAGAAATTTTTGAAACAAAGAAAAGCCGTTCAAGACGTAAAGTTGAAAATGCAAACAGAATTAAGAATTACACAGATATAAGTGTAGGCGACTACGTTGTACATCAAACGCACGGTATCGGTCAATATATGGGTACAAAGAAAATGGTTGTCGGCGGTATAACAAAGGATTACCTTAAAATTCAGTATCAAGGCACAGATTCTTTGTATATTCCGATTGACCAGCTTAATCTGCTTTATAAATATGTCGGCAATACCGATAAAAAGCTGAAACTTAATAAGCTCGGCAGTAACGAATGGAACAAGACAAAGCAGAGAGTAAAACAGTCAACGGAAGAATTGGCGAAAAAACTTGTTGCACTTTATGCGGAACGTGAGAAGGCAAAAGGTTTTGCGTACAGTGAAGACACACCTTGGCAACGTGATTTTGAAGATACGTTCCCATATCAGGAAACGGACGACCAGTTAAGGTCGATTGAAGAAGTTAAAGGCGATATGGAAAGCCAAAAGCCGATGGACAGACTTCTTTGCGGTGACGTTGGTTTCGGTAAAACGGAAATTGCACTTCGTGCGGCATTTAAGGCGGTCGGCGACTCAAAACAAGTCGCATATCTTTGCCCTACGACAATTCTTGCAATGCAGCATTATGAAACGTTTTTAAAACGTATGGAAAGTTTTCCGATAAAGGTTGAAATGCTGTCGCGTTTCCGTACCGCGTCCGAGCAAAAACGTATTTTGAAAAAACTTAAAACGGGCGAAATTGATATAATTATCGGAACGCACAGAATACTTTCAAAGGACTTGGAATTTAAAGATTTGGGATTGCTTATCATAGACGAGGAACAGAGATTTGGTGTTGCACACAAGGAACGGTTAAAGGAATTAAAGCAAAATATAGACGTTCTGACAATGACTGCAACGCCTATACCGCGTACCTTGCATATGGCAATGACGGGTGTAAGAGATATGAGTGTGCTTTCGGAACCACCCGAAAACAGATACCCTGTACAGACGTATGTTTTGGAGGACAATCCGGCAGTTATAGCGGACGCTGTCAGAAATGAACTGTCACGCGGAGGACAGGTGTTTTATCTGTATAACCGTGTACAGGGAATATACAGAAAAGCGGAATGGATACGTTCAATGTTCCCCGATATAACCGTTGCAGTCGGTCACGGTAAGATGAAAGAGGACGAACTTGAAGATATTATGTACGATATGGTAAACGGCAAAACCGACGTACTTGTCTGTACGACTATTATCGAAACAGGTCTTGACATTCCGAATGCGAATACGATTATAATTGAAAATGCCGATAAAATGGGACTTTCACAGCTTTATCAGTTAAGAGGACGTGTCGGACGTTCAAATCGTGCGGCATATGCGTATTTGACGTATCACAGAGATAAGATATTATCGGATATTGCGTCAAAAAGACTTCGTGCGGTAAAGGAATTTACCGAGTTCGGTTCGGGATTTAAAATCGCAATGCGTGACCTTGAGATCAGAGGCGCAGGCAATATTTTAGGACCTGAACAGCACGGACATATGGACGCAGTCGGCTACGATATGTACTGTAAATTGCTGAAAGAAAGCGTTGATGAGGCACAGGGTATTAAGATTGACGATGTGCAGGACGCTGCGATTGATATAAATATTGACGCATATTTGCCTGAAAGCTATATCAGAAACCACAATCAACGTATTGATATATACAAGAAAATCGCGGCAATCGAAACGGAGGACGATAAGTTTGAAATCGAGGACGAACTTATCGACAGATTCGGTGATATACCGAGAGCCGTACAAAATATTATCGAAGTTGCGTCACTTAAAACGTATGCCAAAGAATGTGGTATATATGAAATAGCACAGAGCGGTGACAATCTTTTGATGAAATTCGGCGAAAATTACGTTGACGCAAATCTTATTATGGGACTTGATAAAATGTTCCCTAAACGCATAAAGCTGTTGTCGGGCGACAAACCTGTCATAAGCTATGCGATTAAGGGTGAATATAAGAAAATCTTGAATATTGTAAATAATTTGTTAAGTACAATAAAGGAATTGCAAAGTGCCGAAAAAGATAGTATAATAAAATCATAA
- the gltX gene encoding glutamate--tRNA ligase, translating to MADLLFKNITKTPDDYEQMYPKRNLEEGAVVTRFAPSPTGFLHFGGLFAAFIGKTATKSTNGVFYLRIEDTDKKREVENGVSLIVKGLNDFGIEIDEGMLSETDEKGAYGPYTQSKRKDIYQAYVKSLVEQGLAYPCFMTEEELATIREKQESEKLLPGVYGEFAKYRDITVEEAQKRIENGDEYVVRLKSPGKEDKRIKFKDVIKGEIEMPENILDVVLLKKDGTPTYHFAHVVDDHLMRTTHVIRGDEWISSVPIHLQLFWLCGLKPPKYAHISPIMKEENGGKRKLSKRKDPEAAVSYYSEVGYPKGAIWEYLMTLANSNYEDWRLANPNEDIDNFKFSFSKMSKAGALFDMVKLADVSKNYICRLSAEEVYEMVTDWAKENNKKLYKLLVDDEEYAKAIFAIERGNAKPRKDISAWTDVENYVSYFYSELWDRKFDFPDNLSNDDMIEILELYKQIYDENVSSDDWFPQVRDMAETIGYAKAPKVYKKDPDSYKGHVGDVAGVIRVAATGRRNTPDLYEILQVLGKDEVMKRFDEAIESLRG from the coding sequence ATGGCAGATCTTTTGTTCAAGAATATAACAAAAACTCCCGACGATTACGAACAAATGTATCCCAAAAGAAATCTTGAAGAGGGTGCGGTTGTAACTCGTTTTGCACCAAGTCCGACAGGATTTTTGCATTTCGGCGGATTGTTTGCCGCATTTATCGGAAAGACGGCGACAAAGTCAACAAACGGTGTATTCTATCTGAGAATAGAAGATACCGATAAAAAACGTGAGGTTGAAAACGGTGTAAGCCTTATAGTAAAGGGACTTAACGATTTCGGTATAGAAATCGATGAGGGTATGCTGTCAGAAACTGACGAAAAGGGTGCATACGGTCCATATACTCAAAGTAAGAGAAAAGATATATATCAGGCATATGTTAAGTCACTTGTTGAGCAGGGACTTGCATATCCGTGCTTTATGACGGAAGAAGAACTTGCAACAATCAGAGAAAAGCAGGAAAGTGAAAAATTACTTCCTGGTGTGTACGGTGAATTTGCAAAGTATCGCGACATCACTGTTGAAGAGGCACAAAAGAGAATTGAAAACGGCGATGAATACGTTGTAAGATTGAAGTCACCGGGTAAGGAAGACAAGAGAATTAAGTTTAAGGATGTTATCAAGGGCGAAATTGAAATGCCTGAAAATATTCTTGACGTTGTACTTTTGAAAAAGGACGGAACTCCTACATACCACTTTGCTCACGTTGTTGACGACCATTTAATGCGTACAACTCACGTTATTCGTGGTGACGAATGGATTTCATCAGTGCCGATACATTTGCAGTTGTTCTGGCTATGCGGTTTAAAACCGCCTAAGTATGCGCACATTTCGCCTATTATGAAAGAGGAAAACGGCGGTAAGCGTAAACTTTCAAAGAGAAAAGACCCTGAGGCGGCAGTAAGCTATTACAGTGAGGTCGGTTATCCGAAAGGCGCAATTTGGGAATACTTAATGACGCTTGCCAATTCAAATTATGAAGATTGGCGTCTTGCAAATCCTAATGAGGATATAGACAACTTTAAGTTTTCGTTCTCGAAAATGAGTAAAGCAGGCGCACTTTTCGATATGGTTAAGCTTGCGGACGTAAGCAAAAACTATATTTGCCGTTTGAGTGCGGAAGAAGTTTATGAAATGGTTACTGATTGGGCAAAGGAAAACAATAAGAAACTATACAAACTTCTTGTTGATGACGAAGAATATGCAAAGGCAATATTTGCGATAGAGCGTGGAAACGCAAAACCGCGTAAAGATATTTCGGCTTGGACAGACGTTGAAAATTACGTTTCGTATTTCTATTCGGAGCTTTGGGACAGAAAATTTGATTTTCCGGATAATCTTTCAAATGATGATATGATAGAAATACTTGAACTTTACAAGCAGATTTACGACGAAAACGTCAGCAGCGACGATTGGTTCCCGCAGGTAAGAGATATGGCGGAAACAATAGGTTATGCTAAAGCACCTAAGGTTTATAAAAAAGACCCTGATTCATATAAGGGACATGTCGGTGATGTCGCAGGCGTTATTCGTGTTGCGGCAACAGGCAGAAGAAATACTCCGGACCTTTACGAAATACTTCAAGTGCTTGGTAAGGACGAAGTGATGAAGAGATTTGACGAAGCAATAGAAAGTTTAAGGGGATAA
- a CDS encoding peptidylprolyl isomerase gives MKYTKLAAVALASVMMLSACGQSANSDNPIVMTVGDTQITESEFNYYMNTYKENYNMGQAKKSSLEYCQRNQLIVEVAKAMDIKLDSDTQSKLKDYQKSIKDSYDREGGYKKFLKDNNLTDDYIDMLASVSCYTDALKKQTETPTFTEDELREYFKEHYRRVKYVLISTIDSQTGDEVSDDKKEEAKKTAEEVLEKAQNGEDFDTLISDYSPNTANDSDENGYIFTDNETGIEFEEGVDSIKADEFTLVQSDSGYYVIKRLPLDESQECFEEEYENEAETINTTMQNNAFYEQVKKWSDEYGIKVTVNDEVLDKIN, from the coding sequence ATGAAATATACAAAACTTGCGGCAGTGGCATTGGCAAGCGTGATGATGTTGAGTGCCTGCGGTCAAAGTGCAAATAGCGACAATCCGATTGTTATGACTGTCGGAGATACACAGATTACCGAGAGTGAATTTAACTATTATATGAACACATATAAGGAAAATTACAATATGGGTCAGGCGAAAAAATCATCGCTTGAATACTGCCAAAGAAACCAGCTTATCGTTGAAGTGGCAAAGGCGATGGATATAAAACTTGACAGTGACACACAGTCTAAATTAAAGGATTATCAAAAGTCGATAAAAGATTCTTATGACCGTGAGGGCGGATATAAGAAGTTTTTAAAGGACAATAACCTGACTGATGATTATATTGATATGCTTGCGTCGGTAAGCTGCTATACGGACGCATTGAAGAAACAAACGGAAACACCAACATTTACGGAAGATGAATTGCGTGAATATTTTAAAGAACATTACAGACGTGTCAAGTATGTGTTGATTTCGACTATCGACTCACAAACCGGTGACGAAGTATCGGACGACAAAAAGGAAGAGGCAAAGAAAACAGCGGAAGAAGTTTTGGAAAAAGCACAAAACGGTGAAGATTTTGACACGCTTATAAGCGATTATTCACCGAATACCGCAAATGATTCCGATGAAAACGGATATATTTTCACCGATAACGAAACAGGTATAGAATTTGAAGAAGGCGTTGATTCGATAAAAGCCGACGAATTTACACTTGTTCAGTCAGATTCGGGATATTATGTAATAAAACGATTGCCGCTTGACGAATCACAGGAATGTTTTGAAGAAGAATATGAAAATGAGGCGGAAACTATCAATACTACAATGCAGAACAACGCATTTTACGAACAAGTTAAAAAATGGTCTGACGAATACGGTATAAAAGTTACCGTAAATGACGAAGTTTTAGACAAAATAAATTAA
- a CDS encoding aminotransferase-like domain-containing protein, whose protein sequence is MEYTKFMADRVKTMKGSAIREMFKRMADPEIISLAGGNPASELFPGDELSKIAGKILMTNPTLALQYGTTDGYPKMKDCARKRAEKVNSVGENDEILIMTGANQGIDLTAKAVLNKGDKVIVESPSFIGSLNAFRTYEAELVGVTVEADGMNMDELEETLKNTDGVKMIYTIPTFQNPTGCTMSLEKRKRMLEIASKYDVLILEDNPYGDLRFAGEDVPTIKSLDTEDRVVYAGSFSKILSPGMRLGYIVAPAPLAEKIEMLKQVNDVHTPMITQLMCVEFMKKYDIDKYIAKNRELYGKKCAAMVSAMEKYFPQGKVKWVVPEGGIFLWCECPTIEDITPIVDKCLEKKVAIVPGSNFATDIYAPSNMFRLNYSSATIENIEEGVRRLGEVLTEML, encoded by the coding sequence ATGGAATATACAAAATTTATGGCTGACAGAGTTAAGACGATGAAAGGCAGCGCCATTCGTGAAATGTTCAAGCGTATGGCTGATCCTGAGATTATCTCACTTGCAGGAGGAAACCCTGCGTCTGAATTGTTCCCGGGTGACGAACTTTCAAAAATTGCGGGTAAAATTCTTATGACAAACCCTACTCTTGCTTTGCAGTACGGTACAACAGACGGCTATCCGAAAATGAAAGACTGTGCAAGAAAGCGTGCGGAAAAAGTTAATTCAGTCGGTGAAAATGATGAAATTCTTATTATGACAGGTGCAAATCAAGGTATCGACCTTACTGCAAAGGCTGTATTAAATAAGGGTGACAAGGTTATCGTTGAAAGTCCAAGCTTTATAGGAAGTCTTAATGCGTTCAGAACATATGAGGCTGAACTTGTCGGCGTTACTGTTGAGGCTGACGGTATGAATATGGACGAGCTTGAAGAAACTCTGAAGAATACGGACGGTGTAAAGATGATTTACACAATTCCTACATTCCAAAATCCGACAGGCTGTACAATGTCGCTTGAAAAGAGAAAGCGTATGCTTGAAATCGCATCAAAGTATGACGTGCTAATCCTTGAGGACAATCCTTACGGTGACTTACGTTTTGCAGGTGAGGACGTGCCGACAATCAAGTCGCTTGATACAGAGGACAGAGTTGTTTATGCAGGCTCATTCTCAAAAATTCTTTCACCGGGTATGCGTCTTGGCTACATTGTAGCACCTGCACCGCTTGCGGAAAAGATTGAAATGCTAAAGCAGGTCAATGACGTACATACACCGATGATTACACAGCTTATGTGTGTGGAATTTATGAAGAAGTATGATATAGATAAGTACATTGCAAAGAACAGAGAGCTTTACGGAAAGAAATGTGCCGCAATGGTCAGTGCAATGGAAAAATATTTCCCACAGGGTAAAGTTAAGTGGGTAGTGCCTGAGGGCGGTATATTCCTATGGTGCGAATGCCCTACTATCGAAGATATTACACCGATTGTCGATAAGTGCCTTGAAAAGAAAGTCGCTATCGTACCCGGTTCAAATTTTGCAACGGATATATATGCTCCGTCAAATATGTTCAGACTTAACTATTCATCAGCTACTATTGAAAATATAGAAGAAGGTGTAAGACGTTTGGGAGAAGTCTTGACAGAAATGCTTTAA
- a CDS encoding glutamine--tRNA ligase/YqeY domain fusion protein: MEEIFSRNFIEEAIDKDLEEKVYDHVQTRFPPEPNGYLHIGHAKAISIDFGMAEKYNGKCNLRLDDTNPTKEDTEYVDAIMEDIKWLGFKWDKVLYASDYFDDIYAAAVKLIKKGKAYVDDLSPEEIREYRGTLKTPGKNSPYRERTIEENFDLFERMTNGEFADGAKVLRAKIDMASPNLNMRDPIIYRILRAHHHRTGDKWVVYPMYDFAHPISDTVEGVTHSLCSLEFEDHRPLYDWVLKEVGYESPSRQIEFARMNLNYTLTSKRRCLKLVRENIVSGWDDPRMSTLCGMRRRGYTPEAIRDFCERIGVSKANSVVDFALLEACIREDLNKKAPRAMAVLRPIKLIIDNYPEDKVEQIEVEVNPENPEMGKRTVEFSRELYIEEDDFMEDAPKKYFRLSPGREVRLKSAYYVTCTSCEKDENGNIIAVHCTYDPETRGGDSPDGRKVKGTIHFVSAAHAIDAEVRLYDRLFTVENPSDETGVNDFTDNLNKDSMIVLKNAKLESNLTNLSVGDKFQFLRLGYFCVDKDSTPEKPVFNRTVALKDSWKKINK, from the coding sequence ATGGAAGAAATATTCAGCAGAAATTTTATTGAAGAAGCAATAGACAAAGACCTTGAGGAAAAAGTGTACGACCATGTACAAACGCGTTTTCCTCCCGAACCTAACGGTTATCTTCATATCGGACACGCAAAGGCTATAAGCATAGATTTCGGTATGGCTGAAAAGTATAACGGAAAATGTAACTTGCGTCTTGACGATACTAACCCTACAAAGGAAGATACAGAATACGTTGACGCAATAATGGAGGATATAAAGTGGCTTGGTTTTAAGTGGGACAAGGTGCTTTATGCGTCTGATTATTTTGACGATATTTATGCGGCGGCTGTAAAACTTATCAAAAAGGGTAAGGCATATGTTGACGATTTGTCACCGGAAGAAATAAGAGAGTACAGAGGTACTCTTAAAACTCCAGGTAAGAACAGTCCGTACAGAGAAAGAACGATTGAAGAAAACTTTGATTTGTTCGAGAGAATGACAAATGGTGAATTTGCGGACGGTGCAAAGGTACTAAGAGCAAAAATCGATATGGCGTCACCTAACCTAAATATGCGTGACCCGATTATTTACAGAATACTTCGTGCACATCATCACAGAACAGGTGATAAGTGGGTAGTTTATCCTATGTATGACTTTGCACATCCTATTTCAGATACTGTTGAGGGTGTTACTCATTCGCTTTGTTCACTTGAATTTGAGGATCACAGACCGCTTTATGATTGGGTATTAAAAGAAGTCGGCTATGAAAGCCCTTCAAGACAGATTGAGTTCGCAAGAATGAATCTTAACTATACGCTTACAAGTAAAAGACGTTGTCTGAAACTTGTTCGTGAAAATATTGTGTCGGGTTGGGACGATCCGAGAATGTCAACACTATGCGGTATGCGCAGACGCGGTTACACACCTGAGGCTATTCGTGATTTCTGCGAAAGAATCGGTGTTTCAAAAGCAAACAGCGTTGTTGACTTTGCTTTGCTTGAGGCTTGTATAAGAGAAGATTTGAATAAGAAAGCACCGAGAGCAATGGCGGTTTTAAGACCGATTAAACTTATAATCGACAATTATCCTGAAGATAAGGTTGAACAGATTGAAGTTGAAGTTAATCCTGAAAATCCTGAAATGGGTAAGAGAACAGTAGAATTTTCGCGTGAACTTTATATAGAAGAAGACGACTTTATGGAGGACGCTCCGAAGAAGTATTTCAGACTTTCACCCGGCAGAGAAGTAAGACTAAAAAGTGCGTATTACGTTACTTGCACAAGCTGTGAAAAGGACGAGAACGGCAATATTATTGCTGTACACTGCACATACGATCCCGAAACCCGCGGCGGTGACTCACCTGACGGACGTAAGGTAAAGGGTACAATTCACTTTGTAAGTGCCGCACACGCAATAGACGCGGAAGTACGTCTTTACGACAGATTGTTTACGGTTGAAAATCCGTCTGACGAAACAGGCGTAAATGACTTTACAGACAATCTTAACAAAGATTCTATGATAGTTCTTAAAAATGCAAAACTTGAAAGCAATTTGACAAATTTAAGTGTAGGAGATAAGTTCCAATTCCTTAGATTGGGATATTTCTGCGTTGATAAAGATTCAACACCTGAAAAGCCTGTTTTCAACAGAACTGTTGCATTAAAAGATTCATGGAAGAAAATTAATAAATAG
- the pth gene encoding aminoacyl-tRNA hydrolase yields the protein MYLIVGLGNPGKQYDMTRHNIGFHTIDYIADKYGAKLTKLKFKAVYGEATISGEKVYLVKPQTYMNLSGDSVGEMAQFYKIPPENIIVINDDISLDVGRIRVRPKGSAGGHNGLKSIIYRLNSDTFPRVKMGVGAPKHEDYDLADFVLGRFTKEEIPVMEDAIVKAEKAVAEIIKNGVQSAMNKYNGK from the coding sequence ATTTAATAGTGGGACTTGGAAATCCGGGTAAGCAGTACGATATGACACGTCATAATATCGGATTTCACACAATAGACTATATTGCGGATAAGTACGGTGCAAAACTTACCAAATTAAAGTTTAAAGCGGTGTACGGTGAGGCGACAATAAGCGGTGAAAAGGTGTACCTTGTAAAACCGCAGACATATATGAATTTAAGCGGTGATTCAGTCGGTGAAATGGCACAGTTTTATAAAATACCGCCTGAAAATATTATTGTAATCAATGACGATATATCTCTTGATGTAGGCAGAATAAGAGTAAGACCGAAAGGAAGTGCCGGCGGTCACAACGGACTTAAATCTATAATATACCGTCTAAACAGCGATACATTCCCAAGAGTAAAAATGGGTGTCGGTGCACCGAAACACGAAGATTATGATTTGGCAGACTTTGTACTCGGCAGATTTACAAAGGAAGAAATTCCTGTAATGGAGGACGCAATAGTTAAAGCGGAAAAAGCCGTTGCGGAGATTATCAAAAACGGTGTACAGTCTGCGATGAATAAGTATAACGGCAAATAA